The following coding sequences are from one Granulicella arctica window:
- a CDS encoding TetR/AcrR family transcriptional regulator has product MAMEKANRPKLGRPRKFDEETAVEAAMLVFWEKGYEGASLRDLTEAMGIDRKSMYLTFGDKEALFKKVLDRYNTTRLAFVPRAFAKSTLREFVDDVLNFAIQFWVDKSHPGTCMTIQNLAVSDESEPIRLAMAGWRKWRLRTFRERIERARKEDDLPPELKPEAFARYLSVILAGLAVQASSGATLAELKQTIAMFRQTMPIPMDIDSRP; this is encoded by the coding sequence ATGGCGATGGAAAAGGCAAACCGGCCCAAACTCGGCCGCCCTCGGAAGTTCGATGAAGAGACGGCGGTTGAGGCCGCTATGCTGGTTTTCTGGGAGAAGGGGTATGAAGGTGCTTCACTCCGCGACCTTACAGAAGCCATGGGCATCGATCGCAAGAGTATGTACCTCACGTTTGGAGACAAGGAAGCTCTATTCAAGAAAGTGCTCGACCGTTACAACACGACCCGGCTTGCGTTTGTTCCGAGGGCGTTCGCCAAGTCGACCTTGCGCGAGTTTGTGGATGATGTGCTCAATTTCGCGATCCAGTTTTGGGTCGATAAGAGCCACCCTGGAACTTGCATGACCATCCAGAACCTTGCGGTCAGCGATGAATCAGAGCCGATCAGACTAGCTATGGCCGGCTGGCGGAAGTGGAGGTTAAGAACGTTTCGCGAGCGCATCGAAAGAGCCCGCAAAGAAGACGACTTGCCGCCGGAACTCAAGCCTGAGGCGTTTGCCAGATACCTGTCCGTCATTCTGGCCGGGCTGGCTGTCCAGGCTTCAAGTGGGGCTACCTTAGCGGAACTGAAACAAACGATTGCCATGTTTCGGCAAACGATGCCAATTCCAATGGACATTGATAGTCGTCCCTAA
- a CDS encoding winged helix-turn-helix transcriptional regulator — protein MSATNKAVCFAVKTPGDCKSLVQILSRVGDKWTIMVVGSLADGPRRYNEIQRFIGEISQRMLTLTLKGLEQDGLVNRTVFPTIPPRVDYELTARGKSLLAPLQALFAWAAKNKSAIETSREKFSARKVTPENSRG, from the coding sequence ATGTCTGCGACGAACAAAGCTGTTTGCTTTGCCGTGAAGACGCCGGGGGACTGTAAGTCGCTTGTGCAGATACTGTCCCGCGTTGGCGATAAGTGGACGATCATGGTTGTCGGCTCTCTGGCCGATGGGCCAAGACGATATAACGAGATTCAACGGTTCATCGGTGAGATCTCGCAAAGGATGCTCACCCTCACGCTGAAGGGGCTGGAGCAAGATGGTCTTGTCAACCGAACCGTGTTTCCCACGATTCCGCCGCGCGTCGATTATGAATTGACGGCTCGTGGAAAGTCCCTTCTGGCACCTCTCCAAGCCCTCTTCGCATGGGCGGCAAAGAACAAGTCGGCAATCGAAACATCAAGGGAGAAGTTCTCTGCCAGGAAGGTAACGCCAGAGAACTCTCGCGGCTAG
- a CDS encoding TetR/AcrR family transcriptional regulator produces the protein MPRPRSDEKRIALLEAATRIIVTQGLSAPTAGIAKEAGVPNGSLFTYFETKTELLNQLYLELKSEMAGTALKGLPAKAEPRERFFRVWRNWTNWAVTFPEKRQVLAQLSVSGEITAQSRADGHKMMANLAELADRSRANGPMRKAPLGFVLAIMNSVAEATMDYMTQDSTNAKKHCKEGFDALWRMVE, from the coding sequence ATGCCTAGACCGCGAAGCGACGAAAAGCGGATTGCCCTCCTGGAGGCAGCAACTCGCATCATCGTCACACAGGGACTGAGTGCCCCGACTGCCGGGATCGCGAAAGAGGCAGGTGTTCCAAATGGCTCTTTGTTTACCTACTTCGAAACTAAAACCGAGCTCTTGAACCAGCTCTATCTGGAACTGAAGAGCGAGATGGCTGGCACGGCCCTGAAAGGCCTGCCGGCTAAGGCGGAACCCCGGGAGCGATTTTTTCGCGTTTGGCGAAACTGGACAAACTGGGCAGTTACGTTCCCTGAGAAGCGGCAAGTGCTCGCCCAACTTTCTGTTTCGGGCGAGATCACCGCACAGAGCCGTGCAGACGGACACAAGATGATGGCTAATCTCGCCGAGCTGGCCGATCGCAGTCGTGCGAACGGCCCTATGCGCAAGGCACCGCTTGGATTCGTACTCGCGATCATGAACTCAGTAGCAGAAGCCACGATGGATTACATGACACAAGACAGTACAAACGCTAAGAAGCACTGCAAAGAGGGATTCGATGCGTTATGGCGAATGGTGGAGTAA
- the alkB gene encoding DNA oxidative demethylase AlkB: MTTLFEDSTEIQALNDDFGPGTAVLRGYARDREAAIMDALFAVAAKSHFRHMVTPGGFRMSVAMTNCGSFGWVTDRKGYRYTAVDPETNGIWPAMPEVFMDLAREAATMAGYPNFVPDACLINRYEPGARLSLHQDKNEKDFDEPIVSVSLGLPAVFLFGGMERSDKTTQIPVGHCDILVWGGPARLRYHGVNPLKEGSHPIVGGFRFNLTFRKAA, from the coding sequence GTGACAACACTATTTGAAGACTCTACAGAGATACAGGCTCTCAATGACGATTTCGGGCCTGGAACAGCAGTGCTTCGCGGTTACGCTCGGGATCGCGAGGCCGCAATCATGGATGCGCTTTTCGCGGTAGCCGCCAAGTCCCACTTCCGGCACATGGTGACCCCCGGAGGGTTTCGGATGTCCGTGGCCATGACGAACTGCGGCTCGTTTGGATGGGTCACGGACAGGAAGGGCTATCGCTACACCGCAGTTGATCCGGAGACGAACGGCATATGGCCGGCAATGCCGGAGGTCTTTATGGATTTGGCTCGCGAGGCGGCAACGATGGCAGGCTATCCGAACTTCGTGCCGGACGCATGCCTCATCAACCGTTACGAACCGGGTGCGCGGCTCAGTCTGCATCAAGACAAGAACGAGAAAGACTTCGATGAGCCTATTGTGTCCGTTTCACTTGGCCTTCCGGCTGTCTTTCTGTTCGGAGGGATGGAACGCTCGGACAAGACGACCCAGATTCCTGTAGGCCACTGCGACATCCTCGTTTGGGGCGGCCCTGCCCGTCTGCGTTATCACGGCGTGAACCCACTCAAGGAAGGCTCACACCCTATCGTAGGCGGCTTTCGATTCAATCTCACGTTCCGTAAGGCGGCCTAA
- a CDS encoding 2OG-Fe(II) oxygenase: protein MNTLFADEISLAKEATASSIPVEGALTRVIALDWQQIEEQLDEQGSALLQGVLFPEECDALAALYPEESIFRSRVIMGRHGFGRGEYKYFNYPLPLLISGLRTALYPRLAPVANRWNESMGIEVRYPEKHEDFLQRCHDAGQLRPTPLLLQYGPGDYNCLHQDLYGEHVFPIQVAILLSEPQRDFNGGEFVLTEQRPRMQSRPEVVPLRQGDAVAFAVHHRPVKGTRGTYRVNLRHGVSRLRSGQRHTVGIIFHDAN from the coding sequence ATGAACACACTATTTGCAGATGAAATCTCCTTAGCTAAGGAGGCCACCGCGAGTTCGATTCCGGTCGAAGGAGCGCTCACGCGCGTCATCGCTCTCGATTGGCAGCAGATCGAGGAACAACTCGACGAACAGGGCAGCGCATTGCTCCAAGGTGTGTTGTTTCCTGAGGAGTGCGACGCTCTCGCGGCTCTTTATCCAGAGGAATCAATCTTCCGCAGTCGAGTAATTATGGGGCGACACGGCTTTGGTCGAGGCGAATACAAGTACTTCAACTACCCGCTCCCGCTACTCATCAGCGGACTTCGTACCGCACTGTACCCCCGGTTAGCACCAGTGGCGAACCGATGGAACGAGTCGATGGGGATTGAGGTCCGCTATCCAGAGAAGCATGAGGACTTCTTGCAGCGATGCCACGATGCGGGCCAGCTGCGGCCAACTCCGTTGCTCCTCCAATACGGTCCCGGCGACTACAACTGCCTCCATCAGGACCTCTACGGGGAGCATGTGTTCCCCATTCAGGTAGCGATCCTGCTCTCCGAACCACAGAGAGATTTCAACGGTGGTGAATTCGTACTCACGGAACAACGTCCTCGTATGCAGTCAAGACCCGAGGTCGTTCCGCTCCGACAGGGTGATGCAGTGGCCTTCGCAGTTCATCACCGCCCTGTGAAAGGTACGCGTGGCACCTACCGCGTCAATCTCCGCCACGGCGTAAGCCGCCTGCGTTCAGGTCAACGACACACCGTCGGAATCATCTTCCACGACGCCAACTAG
- a CDS encoding LysR family transcriptional regulator has product MMVIMHPVHLRSIDLNLLAPLQALLEERNVTRAAKRINLSQSAMSRALERLRDLLGDDLLVRTEGKYQLTPRGSVLFEELASLVPRLEQFWASEAFSPATTQGRIRLAMTDYVATVLLPYLTAECERTAPGLSLEVTPWHERSYEELTAATIDLVFSPLAVPTLFRVETLFEEEFVCLIGEQHPLKQKTLTLKRYLSSRHLSVETQPKQQNLIDRPLAEGGLRRRISLHLPYLLPALRTLENTELILTTPSRLAKEAIGHYRIRQVKAPPEIPSFQYSIVWHPRLEGDPLHFWFRSLVRNVCQS; this is encoded by the coding sequence ATGATGGTCATCATGCATCCAGTGCATTTGCGAAGCATCGATCTCAATCTTTTAGCCCCTCTTCAGGCATTGCTGGAGGAGCGGAACGTAACTCGCGCTGCCAAGCGAATCAATCTGAGCCAATCAGCCATGAGCCGAGCTTTGGAGCGGCTGCGAGATCTGCTTGGCGATGACCTGCTTGTACGTACGGAGGGCAAATATCAACTAACGCCACGAGGAAGCGTTCTCTTCGAGGAACTTGCATCACTGGTGCCTCGCCTGGAACAGTTTTGGGCAAGCGAAGCGTTTTCACCCGCCACTACGCAAGGACGAATACGTCTTGCGATGACGGATTACGTGGCAACCGTTCTGTTGCCATACCTGACTGCGGAGTGTGAGCGGACTGCCCCGGGTTTATCTCTCGAGGTCACACCATGGCACGAGCGCTCTTATGAAGAACTGACCGCTGCAACCATCGATTTGGTATTCAGTCCGTTGGCGGTTCCGACGTTGTTTCGCGTTGAGACTCTCTTTGAAGAGGAGTTTGTCTGCCTCATTGGAGAGCAGCATCCCTTGAAGCAAAAGACTCTCACGCTCAAGCGATACCTGAGTTCAAGACACCTCTCTGTCGAGACACAGCCCAAACAGCAAAATCTGATCGACCGTCCTCTGGCTGAAGGCGGCCTGCGCCGGAGGATCAGTCTCCATCTGCCATACCTCCTCCCCGCGTTACGAACACTGGAAAACACTGAACTGATCCTTACGACACCATCACGTTTGGCGAAGGAGGCGATAGGCCACTACCGTATCCGGCAGGTAAAGGCTCCTCCTGAAATCCCCTCCTTTCAGTACAGCATCGTTTGGCACCCACGACTTGAAGGAGATCCCCTGCACTTTTGGTTTCGGAGTCTGGTTAGGAACGTATGCCAAAGCTAA
- a CDS encoding DsbA family protein: MPERGSQNLRSALVSLPRYRPTDCIRGSRSCCSDSGLALNLSKQPFAYSTLPAHTLIRLAQERGTSHSLCVAITSAYFLEGRNTGDPDVLAEIATHHDFSFDETKHAVESPVELEKTRYEIDAVVAKGIRSVPQFVIQGSATVKGCPSEQELIGSIRDAVSVSSETGCAEGLYSR; encoded by the coding sequence TTGCCCGAAAGAGGGTCTCAAAATCTCAGATCTGCTCTGGTCTCGTTACCGCGTTACCGACCCACAGATTGCATTCGCGGCTCCCGAAGCTGCTGCTCAGATTCAGGGCTAGCTCTGAATCTGAGCAAGCAACCGTTCGCTTATTCCACGCTGCCTGCCCACACCCTCATTCGGCTGGCCCAAGAGCGAGGCACTTCGCACTCGCTCTGCGTGGCCATCACGTCAGCGTACTTTCTCGAAGGGCGAAACACAGGTGATCCTGATGTTTTGGCAGAAATAGCGACCCACCACGATTTCAGTTTCGACGAAACCAAGCATGCAGTCGAATCGCCCGTGGAGCTAGAGAAGACTCGATACGAAATCGATGCTGTCGTTGCAAAGGGTATTCGCTCCGTTCCGCAGTTCGTCATACAGGGCAGTGCGACCGTGAAAGGATGCCCAAGCGAGCAGGAACTCATTGGGTCGATCCGAGACGCCGTCAGTGTTTCTTCAGAGACAGGTTGTGCCGAAGGATTATATAGTCGATGA
- a CDS encoding nuclear transport factor 2 family protein, with product MADTKILIEQAYSAFNKRDIDGALALMTRDVSWPKASEGGKIVGKEEIRAYWTRQWGEFDPHVEPLATMTEEEGGKIRVRVHQLVKSLRGDILSDSEVLHVFTLNSGLIAGMDLGDEADFIAGPSAAFAHRS from the coding sequence ATGGCAGACACTAAGATCCTTATTGAGCAGGCGTACTCCGCATTCAACAAGCGGGACATCGACGGTGCATTAGCACTGATGACGCGGGACGTGAGCTGGCCCAAGGCTTCGGAGGGCGGCAAGATTGTAGGAAAAGAAGAGATTCGCGCCTATTGGACTCGACAATGGGGTGAGTTCGACCCCCATGTCGAGCCGCTTGCGACGATGACCGAGGAAGAGGGAGGTAAAATCCGCGTCAGGGTGCACCAGCTCGTCAAAAGCCTTCGAGGAGATATTCTTTCGGATAGCGAGGTTCTCCACGTATTCACCCTGAACAGCGGTCTCATCGCAGGCATGGACCTTGGAGATGAGGCCGATTTTATAGCCGGTCCCTCTGCCGCATTCGCACATCGATCCTAG
- the ada gene encoding bifunctional DNA-binding transcriptional regulator/O6-methylguanine-DNA methyltransferase Ada: MTKQIQNEKLAAEITSDPRWQSIVARNKESDGKFFYSVRSTGVYCRPACGARLARPENVQFFATTEAAEKAGFRACKRCKRCKPAGLSLTKANTAKIEKVCRLIERCDETPSLEKLAECAGMSIFHLHRTFKAVTGLTPNGYRAAQRTKRVRETLGKSQSVTDAIYDAGFNSNSRFYESANESLGMTPTSFRDGGVDTVIHFAIAECSLGPILVAKSVRGVCAVLMGDDPLQLARDLQDQFPKADLVGDESGYEDIVAKVIGLIEEPCIGLDLPLDIRGTAFQQRVWKALQRIPVGVTASYADIAKAIGMRKTVRAVAQACGANTLAVAIPCHRVIRNDGALSGYRWGVQRKRALLDREAQA; encoded by the coding sequence ATGACTAAGCAAATACAAAACGAGAAGCTCGCCGCTGAGATAACCAGCGATCCACGCTGGCAGTCGATTGTGGCTCGCAACAAAGAATCCGACGGTAAGTTCTTCTATTCAGTTAGGAGCACAGGAGTATATTGCCGTCCGGCTTGCGGCGCACGGCTAGCGCGTCCGGAGAATGTGCAGTTCTTTGCGACAACAGAAGCAGCAGAAAAAGCAGGCTTTCGTGCGTGCAAGCGGTGCAAGCGGTGCAAGCCCGCAGGCCTCTCACTTACCAAGGCCAATACGGCCAAGATCGAGAAGGTATGCCGGCTCATCGAACGCTGCGATGAAACGCCTTCCCTTGAGAAGCTTGCTGAGTGCGCAGGCATGAGTATCTTTCACCTTCATCGGACGTTCAAGGCAGTTACGGGCCTCACGCCTAATGGCTACCGAGCAGCTCAAAGAACGAAACGCGTTCGCGAGACCCTCGGCAAGAGCCAGTCGGTAACGGATGCGATCTACGACGCAGGATTCAACTCAAATAGCCGTTTCTATGAGAGTGCGAACGAATCTCTTGGGATGACGCCAACGAGCTTTCGAGACGGCGGTGTTGACACCGTCATTCACTTTGCAATAGCGGAGTGCTCTCTCGGCCCCATTCTTGTGGCCAAGAGCGTGCGCGGGGTCTGCGCTGTGTTGATGGGAGATGACCCGCTTCAGTTGGCGCGCGACTTGCAGGACCAGTTTCCCAAGGCGGATCTCGTGGGCGACGAGAGTGGTTACGAAGATATTGTCGCCAAGGTGATTGGCCTCATCGAGGAGCCATGTATTGGCCTTGACTTGCCCCTCGACATTCGCGGGACGGCCTTCCAGCAGAGAGTGTGGAAGGCCCTTCAGCGAATTCCGGTTGGCGTGACAGCAAGCTACGCGGATATTGCCAAGGCGATCGGGATGCGCAAGACCGTAAGGGCAGTTGCGCAGGCATGCGGAGCAAACACTTTGGCCGTGGCAATCCCATGCCACCGCGTAATCAGAAACGACGGCGCACTCTCCGGCTATCGCTGGGGCGTGCAGCGCAAACGAGCATTGCTGGATAGAGAGGCACAAGCATGA
- a CDS encoding putative quinol monooxygenase codes for MMSHMDKLAGATRRGIAIRTGVTGILLGVLLTINAHGQTPSAPAAPPVPVETGYVIKFEVKPGKNAEFEKAISEMMIGVRTKEPGNVYCDLYHVPDDLLQTYVIVERYKDIKASKAHGDSAYIKKLGADLQNDVLDGPPDLKSLVFIRSK; via the coding sequence ATGATGTCACATATGGATAAGCTAGCCGGTGCAACGAGAAGAGGAATCGCCATACGCACAGGCGTCACAGGTATCTTATTGGGTGTGCTGCTGACGATCAATGCCCACGGACAAACCCCGAGCGCACCTGCTGCGCCGCCCGTGCCTGTCGAGACAGGATACGTTATCAAGTTCGAGGTCAAGCCGGGGAAGAACGCCGAGTTCGAGAAAGCGATCAGCGAGATGATGATTGGAGTTCGCACGAAGGAACCGGGCAACGTCTACTGCGACCTGTACCACGTCCCCGATGACCTTCTTCAGACCTACGTGATCGTCGAGCGCTACAAGGATATAAAGGCGAGCAAAGCGCACGGCGACAGCGCGTACATAAAGAAGCTCGGAGCCGACCTGCAGAACGACGTATTGGATGGCCCTCCCGATCTTAAGTCACTAGTATTCATTCGCTCGAAGTAG
- a CDS encoding DUF1080 domain-containing protein translates to MTSSHWHPVSDKPDVQYVMKEGFPDGIIVLKSGDLALNELSFRDGTIEFDMKPLAEDIPGIRFRQRDHQNGEEFYIRSFPDCRAENDCIQYSPVINGFMLWNVYPEYQKRAPVFADGWNHVRLVVSGKRMNVFINDSIQPTLAVDELLGDTQQGGLELHGPAAFANLVVTPGKTDGLSPIPLPDSMGNAAGIVHEWQLGPLTALHFGSAPTYAESPQDPRMWKPIRSERFGVVNLNRQYSASKEPSSLTWLRTYVDSDRDQTKQVSLGWIGQIWVFANGSLISSGKNFYDPESERQRPDGRLSLENNSIPIPLHRGRNEITIALYSSIHDDDKHSRTPYGWGLAMCYDDMQGLTLQP, encoded by the coding sequence ATGACCTCAAGTCATTGGCATCCTGTCAGCGATAAACCTGACGTGCAATATGTAATGAAGGAAGGTTTTCCCGACGGGATCATAGTTCTGAAATCAGGAGATCTCGCCCTCAACGAACTGTCCTTTCGCGACGGAACGATTGAGTTCGATATGAAACCGCTGGCTGAGGACATACCGGGCATACGTTTCCGGCAGCGTGACCATCAGAACGGCGAGGAGTTCTACATTCGCAGTTTTCCGGACTGCAGGGCCGAGAACGACTGCATTCAATACAGCCCGGTGATCAACGGCTTTATGCTTTGGAACGTCTATCCCGAGTACCAGAAACGGGCTCCTGTCTTCGCCGACGGCTGGAATCACGTGCGGCTTGTGGTTTCGGGTAAACGCATGAATGTCTTCATCAACGACTCTATCCAGCCCACGCTCGCAGTCGATGAGCTCCTCGGAGATACCCAGCAGGGTGGCTTGGAGTTGCACGGCCCTGCGGCGTTCGCCAATCTTGTGGTCACGCCGGGCAAGACGGACGGCCTGTCACCGATCCCTCTTCCCGACAGCATGGGAAACGCGGCTGGAATTGTTCATGAGTGGCAACTGGGGCCCTTGACAGCGTTGCACTTTGGATCAGCCCCCACGTACGCCGAGAGCCCCCAAGATCCGAGGATGTGGAAGCCCATCCGTTCCGAACGATTTGGAGTTGTAAATCTCAATCGGCAGTACAGTGCTTCTAAGGAACCTTCATCTTTGACCTGGCTTAGAACCTATGTTGATTCCGACCGGGATCAGACGAAGCAGGTATCGCTGGGTTGGATCGGCCAGATATGGGTTTTTGCGAATGGGTCTCTGATAAGCTCCGGGAAAAATTTCTATGATCCAGAGTCCGAACGGCAGCGTCCTGATGGCCGACTCTCATTGGAAAATAACTCTATTCCAATTCCATTGCATCGTGGCCGCAACGAAATTACGATCGCTCTGTATAGCTCGATCCACGACGATGACAAACACTCTCGAACACCTTACGGATGGGGCTTGGCCATGTGCTATGACGATATGCAGGGTCTCACACTCCAACCCTAG
- a CDS encoding DsbA family oxidoreductase: protein MASLQIDYYGDINCPWCVVGEFRLDKVIAENFPGLSVDIRHRPFVLIEDCPKEGLKISDLLWSRYRVTDPQIAFAAPEAAAQIQG, encoded by the coding sequence ATGGCAAGCCTTCAAATTGACTATTACGGCGACATAAACTGTCCCTGGTGTGTCGTCGGCGAGTTTCGTCTGGATAAGGTAATCGCCGAAAACTTTCCGGGTCTTTCGGTCGATATCAGGCACCGTCCGTTCGTTCTTATTGAGGATTGCCCGAAAGAGGGTCTCAAAATCTCAGATCTGCTCTGGTCTCGTTACCGCGTTACCGACCCACAGATTGCATTCGCGGCTCCCGAAGCTGCTGCTCAGATTCAGGGCTAG
- a CDS encoding DinB family protein, with amino-acid sequence MNSRIETMLSSLNDSDLQSQIAPGRNQVYYILGHLAAVHDLLLPLLEIGERLNPELDEFFIKNPDRTFQDTFTAAEFRQMFTEVNATVTSEMETMPLAGLLKRHGLVSEEDFAKEPLRNRLALLEIRAAHAMYHAGQIRLIEIAHETPERNTASKAS; translated from the coding sequence GTGAATTCTCGCATCGAGACGATGCTCTCTTCGCTGAACGACAGCGATTTGCAATCGCAAATCGCACCCGGACGTAACCAGGTCTATTACATCCTTGGTCACCTCGCGGCCGTTCATGACCTTCTTCTCCCTTTACTGGAAATTGGAGAGCGGCTAAACCCGGAGCTTGATGAGTTCTTCATCAAGAATCCGGACAGGACGTTCCAGGACACGTTCACTGCCGCCGAGTTTCGGCAGATGTTTACCGAGGTGAATGCGACGGTGACCAGCGAAATGGAGACCATGCCACTAGCTGGTCTTCTCAAGAGGCATGGACTCGTCTCTGAGGAGGACTTTGCGAAAGAGCCGCTTCGCAATCGCCTCGCTCTTCTCGAAATCCGCGCTGCGCACGCCATGTATCACGCAGGTCAAATTCGTCTCATAGAGATCGCTCACGAGACGCCTGAACGCAATACGGCTAGCAAAGCTAGCTAG
- a CDS encoding anthrone oxygenase family protein has product MEKLIVLIVLLFSALATGGLMVNWIALGRAMSRLSASAYVEFHQHTNHTFDPYMPIVVVGALAGGAALAVMYGVYTTSGQLAAAGAACYALILIITLPTNLRINHQIATWSIQNPPREWAQVRAQWLRFHVIRTLFSVPAFGIYVLAVMSNTSR; this is encoded by the coding sequence ATGGAGAAGTTAATAGTACTAATCGTTCTCTTATTTTCTGCACTCGCTACCGGCGGATTGATGGTCAACTGGATAGCTTTGGGACGCGCGATGTCCCGGCTTTCGGCTTCTGCTTATGTTGAGTTCCACCAGCATACGAATCACACCTTCGATCCATACATGCCGATCGTGGTTGTGGGTGCTCTGGCAGGAGGCGCAGCCCTTGCTGTGATGTATGGTGTCTATACCACTTCAGGACAACTTGCCGCAGCTGGCGCAGCCTGCTATGCGCTGATACTCATCATCACTCTACCCACAAATCTCCGCATCAATCATCAAATCGCGACGTGGTCGATACAGAATCCACCGCGTGAATGGGCCCAAGTGCGCGCGCAATGGCTTCGGTTTCACGTTATTCGCACTTTATTCTCCGTTCCTGCCTTTGGCATTTATGTTCTTGCCGTGATGTCAAATACAAGCCGATAA
- a CDS encoding FMN-dependent NADH-azoreductase, whose amino-acid sequence MSTLLAIEVSPRFSSSVSRKLTATFVEEWKAAHPDGSIIMRDLMKTNLPWIDLSWIGGAFTPPETHSPEMQQAIKISDDLTAELKDADDIVIGTPMYNFSIPANLKSYIDHIVRVGVTVSTTYEGMLKGRKLTIILATGGDFAPGAPYESANAASSYLKQVFGFIGITDVKVVLAGKTLGIERGQTTFEELAKPIEPELIEAARA is encoded by the coding sequence ATGTCGACTCTTCTCGCAATTGAGGTAAGCCCCCGCTTTTCCTCTTCTGTTTCTCGCAAGCTCACCGCCACATTCGTTGAGGAATGGAAGGCGGCACATCCGGATGGCAGCATCATCATGCGCGATCTCATGAAGACGAATCTTCCATGGATTGACTTGTCGTGGATAGGTGGCGCGTTCACGCCTCCGGAAACTCATTCTCCAGAGATGCAGCAGGCAATCAAGATCTCCGATGACCTCACAGCCGAGCTCAAGGATGCCGACGATATCGTGATCGGAACGCCGATGTACAACTTCTCGATCCCGGCCAACTTGAAGTCCTATATCGATCACATCGTACGGGTTGGCGTTACCGTCTCCACTACCTACGAGGGTATGTTGAAAGGCAGGAAGCTGACTATCATCCTTGCCACCGGAGGCGATTTCGCTCCCGGTGCGCCGTATGAATCGGCGAACGCAGCCAGCAGCTACCTGAAACAGGTCTTCGGATTCATCGGCATCACGGATGTGAAAGTGGTTCTCGCAGGAAAGACCCTGGGCATTGAGAGAGGTCAAACTACATTTGAAGAACTCGCCAAACCAATCGAGCCGGAACTGATCGAAGCCGCGAGAGCGTGA
- a CDS encoding SDR family NAD(P)-dependent oxidoreductase — MPNSISRTHPAENKAYIITGPTSGIGRRTALDVAKHGTVVLVGRNRGKLDALQQEIQEKGGNAVSVVCDLSDISSVQGAAAEIVRLNLTLAGLVNNAGIMQTRPTKNARGWDMSYATNHLGPFVLTEALMPHLPDGANILFVVSAVEDPERKPAVAAGFRGARYISAEASARGEWEPGGSAKPGFDAYATSKQAILAATLVFARETPRLHINAIEPGFNPSTGLGAGDASAFVRVIQKFVVPFAVPLLMPFIKILSTSKRAAREITKILTDTSGRTGVYYDEGGHPMQGSVLVRDQKFQNRVMAETRSFLAEHSQ; from the coding sequence ATGCCGAATTCAATATCGAGAACCCATCCAGCAGAAAACAAGGCATACATCATCACAGGCCCAACCTCCGGAATCGGTCGCCGTACAGCGCTAGACGTGGCCAAGCACGGCACAGTTGTGCTCGTAGGCCGCAACCGCGGAAAGCTGGATGCTTTGCAGCAGGAGATACAAGAGAAGGGTGGGAACGCTGTTTCTGTCGTGTGCGACTTGTCAGATATCTCAAGTGTGCAAGGTGCGGCTGCTGAGATCGTACGCCTGAATCTGACCCTCGCAGGGCTCGTCAACAACGCGGGGATCATGCAGACGCGCCCAACGAAAAACGCTCGCGGCTGGGATATGTCCTACGCCACGAATCACCTCGGACCCTTCGTGCTAACAGAAGCGCTCATGCCGCATCTCCCCGATGGCGCTAACATCCTCTTTGTGGTCTCCGCCGTAGAAGACCCCGAACGCAAGCCGGCCGTGGCTGCGGGTTTCCGAGGTGCTCGCTATATCTCTGCCGAGGCCAGTGCGCGGGGCGAGTGGGAGCCGGGCGGCTCGGCCAAGCCCGGCTTCGATGCCTACGCGACGTCCAAACAAGCGATCCTTGCTGCGACACTGGTATTCGCCCGTGAGACTCCACGACTGCACATCAACGCAATCGAACCGGGTTTCAATCCAAGTACCGGCCTTGGAGCAGGCGACGCCAGTGCCTTCGTGCGCGTTATACAGAAGTTCGTCGTACCGTTTGCCGTGCCACTACTCATGCCCTTCATTAAGATCCTAAGCACTTCGAAGCGAGCCGCTCGCGAGATCACCAAGATCCTAACTGATACATCTGGACGGACCGGTGTTTACTATGATGAAGGCGGCCATCCTATGCAAGGATCCGTGCTCGTGCGCGACCAGAAGTTCCAAAATCGCGTCATGGCCGAGACGCGCTCTTTTCTTGCCGAGCACTCACAATGA